The Lentzea guizhouensis genome contains a region encoding:
- a CDS encoding glycoside hydrolase family 2 protein — MEINRRNFLELGATGIGVAGLSAMGVSALGVPAAGAAPTGPATETLLLTGSDADNTVPWDFQVTEGRNAGVWRTIPTPSNWECHGFGTYQWGWNLRPDEKGLYRRRFTPPSTWSGRRVFVVFDGSMTDTEVRINGTLAGPVHQGGFYRFRYDVTSLLWLGQENLLEVTVSRESANNSVNDAERRGDYWNFSGIYRPVSLQAFPASRIDRVAIDAKHTGAFRMEVHLAGVSATGRVAGQLRRLDGTAVGGPFSAAVSPGATTATLTTSVPAPQAWTAESPNLYLVDVQLINSGGTPLHGTTARFGFRTIEVRAGDGVYVNGSKVILKGTNRHTFWPTLGRASSPRLARTDILLMKEMNNNAVRMSHYPPDTFFLDLCDELGLYVIDELAGWQKSYDENVGAPLVASMVTRDVNHPSILMWANGNEGGWNTALDDDYARHDPQRRPVIHPWATFSGLNTDHYETYDSTRTILNGSAIHLPTEFLHALYDGGAGAGLNDYWGLLGAGARRAGGFIWAFVDEGLRRDDRGGAIDTTGNSGPDGILGPFREKEASFHTIRDIWSPVQLTNPGYYTTTFPTGFDGRVNVVNRYDHTNLQGCRLSWQLLRQAAPGTSGTTPTVIAQGTVAGPNTAPGATGSVALGLPGAWADADTLRVDVLDPAGRTVGTWSWRIKKAADFARRIVVPGRGTTSVTEDSTSVTMTANGTAVTISKSSGRLSRVNRNGTTVSLTNGPAMAAGSATLTGLSHFRDGTGHIVHATYSGDLNEVRWRLDSTGWVRLEYRYTRTGPLDFLGVNLDYPENRVLGMTWLGDGPYRVWKNRMRGVHHGVWSKDYNRTATGAGAWQYPEFKGYHANTYWAALRTTEGTITLVSEQENLFLRLFTPDVGASPMSATAPFPSGGISLLDAIPAIGNKFHTADTLGPEGQKFMAGGQYNRTVHFRFTA; from the coding sequence GTGGAGATCAACCGTCGCAACTTCCTGGAGCTGGGTGCGACCGGAATCGGCGTGGCGGGTCTGTCCGCGATGGGTGTGAGCGCGCTGGGCGTGCCCGCAGCCGGGGCCGCACCCACAGGTCCCGCCACCGAGACCCTGCTGCTGACCGGTTCCGACGCGGACAACACCGTCCCCTGGGACTTCCAGGTGACCGAAGGGCGCAACGCGGGAGTGTGGCGCACCATCCCGACGCCGTCGAACTGGGAGTGCCACGGTTTCGGCACCTACCAGTGGGGCTGGAACCTGCGGCCCGACGAGAAGGGCCTCTACCGGCGTCGTTTCACCCCGCCCTCGACGTGGTCGGGGCGGCGGGTCTTCGTGGTCTTCGACGGTTCGATGACCGACACCGAGGTGCGGATCAACGGCACCCTGGCCGGTCCGGTCCACCAGGGCGGGTTCTACCGGTTCCGCTACGACGTGACGTCGTTGCTGTGGTTGGGACAGGAGAACCTGCTGGAGGTGACGGTCAGCCGGGAGTCGGCGAACAACTCGGTCAACGACGCCGAGCGCCGGGGCGACTACTGGAACTTCAGCGGAATCTACCGGCCCGTGTCGCTCCAGGCGTTCCCCGCCTCGCGGATCGACAGGGTCGCGATCGACGCCAAGCACACCGGCGCGTTCCGGATGGAGGTGCACCTGGCGGGGGTGAGCGCGACCGGGCGTGTGGCAGGACAACTGCGGCGGCTCGACGGCACCGCGGTCGGCGGCCCGTTCTCGGCGGCGGTCTCGCCGGGTGCGACGACGGCGACGCTGACCACCTCGGTGCCTGCGCCTCAGGCCTGGACCGCGGAGTCACCGAACCTGTACCTGGTCGACGTGCAGCTCATCAACAGCGGCGGCACGCCCCTGCACGGGACGACCGCACGGTTCGGGTTCCGCACGATCGAGGTGCGCGCCGGTGACGGCGTGTACGTCAACGGGTCGAAGGTGATCCTCAAGGGCACCAACCGGCACACGTTCTGGCCGACTCTGGGACGCGCGTCCAGCCCGCGCCTGGCCCGGACGGACATCCTCCTGATGAAGGAGATGAACAACAACGCCGTGCGGATGTCGCACTACCCGCCGGACACGTTCTTCCTGGACCTGTGTGACGAGCTGGGCCTGTACGTGATCGACGAGCTGGCCGGGTGGCAGAAGAGCTACGACGAGAACGTGGGCGCGCCGCTGGTGGCCTCGATGGTGACCCGGGACGTCAACCACCCGTCGATCCTCATGTGGGCCAACGGCAACGAGGGTGGCTGGAACACCGCCCTGGACGACGACTACGCCCGCCACGACCCGCAGCGCCGCCCGGTGATCCACCCGTGGGCGACGTTCAGCGGTCTCAACACCGACCACTACGAGACCTACGACAGCACCCGGACGATCCTCAACGGTTCGGCGATCCACCTGCCGACCGAGTTCCTGCACGCGTTGTACGACGGTGGCGCAGGAGCCGGCCTGAACGACTACTGGGGGCTGCTGGGCGCAGGCGCGCGCCGGGCAGGCGGGTTCATCTGGGCGTTCGTGGACGAAGGGCTCCGCAGGGACGACAGGGGCGGCGCCATCGACACAACCGGCAACTCCGGCCCGGACGGCATCCTCGGCCCGTTTCGCGAGAAGGAAGCCTCCTTCCACACCATCCGAGACATCTGGTCCCCGGTCCAGCTCACCAATCCCGGCTACTACACCACCACCTTCCCCACGGGCTTCGACGGCCGGGTCAACGTCGTCAACCGCTACGACCACACCAACCTGCAGGGCTGCCGACTCAGCTGGCAGCTGCTCAGGCAGGCCGCACCGGGCACCTCGGGAACCACACCGACCGTGATCGCGCAGGGGACCGTCGCCGGGCCGAACACCGCTCCGGGAGCCACCGGCTCGGTCGCTCTCGGTCTGCCCGGCGCGTGGGCGGACGCCGACACGCTGAGGGTCGACGTCCTGGACCCCGCCGGCCGCACGGTCGGCACCTGGAGCTGGCGGATCAAGAAGGCGGCCGACTTCGCGCGCCGCATCGTGGTCCCGGGGCGGGGCACGACATCCGTCACGGAGGACAGCACCAGCGTGACCATGACCGCCAACGGCACGGCGGTCACGATCTCCAAGTCGTCCGGCAGGCTGTCCCGCGTCAACCGAAACGGGACCACCGTGTCGCTCACCAACGGCCCGGCCATGGCGGCAGGCTCGGCGACGCTGACCGGCCTCTCCCACTTCCGCGACGGCACCGGCCACATCGTGCACGCCACCTACAGCGGCGACCTGAACGAGGTGCGCTGGCGGCTGGACTCCACCGGGTGGGTGCGCCTGGAGTACCGCTACACCCGCACCGGACCGCTCGACTTCCTCGGCGTGAACCTCGACTACCCCGAGAACCGGGTACTGGGCATGACCTGGCTGGGGGACGGGCCCTACCGGGTCTGGAAGAACCGGATGCGCGGCGTGCACCACGGCGTGTGGAGCAAGGACTACAACCGCACCGCGACCGGAGCGGGCGCCTGGCAGTACCCGGAGTTCAAGGGCTATCACGCCAACACCTACTGGGCCGCGCTGCGCACCACCGAAGGCACCATCACCCTCGTCTCCGAGCAGGAGAACCTGTTCCTGCGGCTGTTCACCCCCGACGTCGGAGCCAGCCCGATGAGCGCCACCGCGCCCTTTCCCAGCGGCGGGATATCTCTGCTCGACGCCATCCCGGCCATCGGCAACAAGTTCCACACCGCAGACACCCTCGGCCCCGAAGGGCAGAAGTTCATGGCCGGCGGCCAGTACAACCGCACCGTCCACTTCCGATTCACCGCCTGA
- a CDS encoding ROK family transcriptional regulator, with protein sequence MTSPARVHATPTWPDLPEAARDVLMEVLVHGAMSRAEIAPRVRLSRPTLTRAARVLVGHGLLAEGGTELRSSTGRPSEILHVRGEAHHFLGVKLTADHLYAAVVDLTATVTDAVEQPLRSNEPAEVVARITELAAERPWLTGIGVTLGGVVRDGVVVNAGFLGWEDVPLAESVTGETGLPVAADNDVQALTAAEHWFGAGAGVESMVVITIGAGVGTGLIIDGKLVQGAHRLPPRFAHLLVDPGGPQCGYGHRGCVSSYLMSHVIARRIDGCATYDEAVERAQADDPDALEVFAEAGYALGVLIGHAANFVDPAKILLTGDGLPLYELAEERVHDGIEDTYEDDPALIDLNVQPFDFGEWARAAAVLAIKAAITGTT encoded by the coding sequence GTGACGTCACCAGCTCGTGTTCATGCCACGCCGACGTGGCCGGACCTGCCTGAAGCAGCCCGTGACGTGCTGATGGAAGTGCTGGTCCACGGGGCCATGTCCCGAGCCGAGATCGCCCCGCGGGTGCGCTTGTCGAGGCCGACCCTCACCCGCGCGGCCAGGGTGCTCGTCGGTCACGGCCTGCTGGCCGAGGGAGGCACCGAACTGCGCTCTTCCACCGGACGTCCCTCGGAGATCCTGCACGTCCGCGGCGAAGCACACCACTTCCTGGGCGTGAAGCTCACCGCCGACCACCTCTACGCCGCCGTCGTCGACCTGACCGCGACCGTGACCGACGCGGTCGAGCAGCCGTTGCGCTCCAACGAGCCCGCCGAGGTCGTCGCCCGGATCACCGAGCTCGCAGCCGAGCGGCCGTGGCTGACCGGGATCGGTGTCACGCTGGGCGGTGTCGTTCGCGACGGTGTGGTCGTCAACGCCGGCTTCTTGGGCTGGGAGGACGTGCCGCTCGCGGAGTCGGTGACCGGGGAGACCGGGCTGCCCGTCGCCGCCGACAACGACGTCCAGGCGTTGACCGCCGCCGAGCACTGGTTCGGGGCCGGCGCGGGCGTGGAGTCGATGGTGGTGATCACCATCGGTGCGGGCGTCGGCACCGGTCTGATCATCGACGGCAAACTCGTCCAGGGCGCACACCGCCTGCCGCCTCGCTTCGCCCACCTCCTCGTCGACCCAGGGGGACCGCAGTGCGGCTACGGTCATCGCGGCTGTGTCTCCAGCTACCTGATGAGCCACGTCATCGCGCGCCGAATCGACGGTTGCGCCACCTACGACGAGGCGGTCGAACGGGCACAGGCCGATGACCCCGATGCCTTGGAGGTCTTCGCTGAGGCCGGCTACGCACTCGGTGTCCTCATCGGACACGCGGCCAACTTCGTCGACCCGGCCAAGATCCTGCTCACCGGCGACGGCCTGCCCCTCTACGAGCTCGCCGAGGAACGAGTCCACGACGGCATCGAGGACACCTACGAGGACGACCCCGCTCTGATCGACCTGAACGTACAACCGTTCGACTTCGGCGAGTGGGCACGCGCCGCCGCCGTGCTCGCCATCAAGGCCGCGATCACCGGCACCACCTGA
- a CDS encoding flavin reductase family protein, translated as MTCQSLTSLSMDPPLVSFAVTRTSSSWARIKASSRFAVNVNRAEWVPRRGSRPSALHRGLREMAGGHLSRHLVIRDRHVEPQRQGERHGDRGIPGQVITVCGAVDERHRLPVCGRRTS; from the coding sequence CTGACGTGCCAATCGTTAACCTCGTTGTCCATGGACCCGCCGCTGGTGTCCTTCGCCGTGACCAGGACGTCGAGCAGCTGGGCCCGCATCAAGGCGTCGAGCCGGTTCGCGGTCAACGTGAACCGCGCCGAGTGGGTTCCGCGGCGCGGTTCACGCCCGTCGGCCCTCCACAGAGGACTGCGGGAGATGGCCGGCGGTCACCTGTCCCGTCATCTCGTCATCCGAGACCGTCACGTCGAACCGCAGCGTCAAGGGGAACGGCACGGTGACCGCGGCATTCCAGGTCAGGTGATCACCGTCTGCGGTGCCGTCGATGAGCGGCACCGTCTCCCCGTGTGCGGTCGACGTACCTCCTAA
- a CDS encoding discoidin domain-containing protein — translation MLVGLAVAPSTVSAAPSLLSQGKPVTASSIEGEGTPAAAAVDGNSGTRWASAWNDPQWLRVDLGATSSVTRVELDWEAAYATAFEIQVSGNGDSWTPIHSVSGGTGGRQGFDVSGTGRYVRVHSTQRANGYGVSLWEFRVFGEQGLNPQPGTGVRVTGSQGNWQLTVDGNPWTVKGLTWGPPAADAARYMPELKSMGVNTLRTWGTDASTRPLLDAAAANGLRVMNGFWLQPGGGPGSGGCVNYVTDTQYKADMLGQIRQWVTAYKDHAGVLMWNVGNESILGLQNCYSGTELENQRVAYAKYVNEAARAIHAIDTNHPVTNTDAWTGAWVYLKAHAPDLDLYSVNSYGNVCKVRQDWIDGGHTKPYILTEAGPAGEWEVPNDANGVPAEPTDVQKRDGYTQAWNCIVGHRGVSFGGTLFHYGTEYDFGAVWFNLTPAGKKRLSFYSVQRAFGGATPSNTPPVISAMNLPQTVAAGAALAIDVAASDPDGDSIAWSAAFNSKYIDNSGGLAGAPVQVNGNRLTVTAPDRLGVWKVYVMAEDGRGNIGIETRSVRVVAPQPSGVNVAQGKSTIASSYQQVGDGAPFPPSNAVDGNAGSRWATDWADPQWIRVDLGAVTTFQHVQLVWEGAFGRAYEIQVSDDGDSWRPVYGTTSGNGGVDSIDVTATGRYVRMHATQRGTGWGYSLYEFGVYRR, via the coding sequence GTGCTAGTGGGACTCGCAGTCGCTCCGAGCACGGTCAGCGCCGCGCCCTCGCTGCTGTCGCAAGGCAAACCCGTTACCGCCTCGTCCATCGAGGGGGAAGGAACCCCGGCCGCGGCGGCGGTCGACGGCAACTCCGGCACCCGCTGGGCGAGCGCGTGGAACGACCCGCAGTGGCTGCGCGTCGACCTCGGCGCCACATCGTCCGTGACCCGCGTCGAGCTCGACTGGGAGGCGGCCTACGCGACAGCGTTCGAGATCCAGGTTTCAGGCAACGGTGACTCGTGGACGCCGATTCACTCCGTCTCCGGTGGCACTGGTGGCAGGCAAGGTTTCGACGTGAGCGGTACCGGTCGCTACGTCCGCGTGCACTCGACTCAGCGCGCCAATGGCTATGGCGTCTCGTTGTGGGAGTTCCGAGTCTTCGGCGAGCAGGGCTTGAACCCGCAGCCCGGCACCGGCGTGCGCGTGACCGGGTCGCAGGGCAACTGGCAGCTCACCGTGGACGGCAACCCTTGGACGGTGAAGGGCCTGACCTGGGGCCCGCCGGCCGCGGATGCTGCGCGGTACATGCCGGAGCTGAAGTCGATGGGCGTGAACACGCTGCGCACCTGGGGTACCGACGCGAGCACACGTCCGCTGCTCGACGCGGCGGCAGCCAACGGCCTGCGCGTGATGAACGGCTTCTGGCTGCAGCCTGGTGGCGGTCCTGGCTCTGGCGGATGCGTGAACTATGTGACCGACACGCAGTACAAGGCGGACATGCTCGGTCAGATCCGGCAATGGGTCACGGCCTACAAGGACCACGCCGGTGTCCTGATGTGGAACGTGGGCAATGAGTCAATTTTGGGCTTGCAGAACTGCTACTCCGGCACTGAGCTGGAGAACCAGCGCGTCGCGTACGCGAAGTACGTCAACGAAGCAGCGCGCGCGATCCACGCCATCGACACAAACCACCCGGTGACCAACACGGACGCGTGGACCGGTGCTTGGGTCTACCTGAAGGCGCACGCACCGGACCTCGACCTCTACTCGGTCAACTCTTACGGCAACGTCTGCAAGGTCCGTCAGGACTGGATCGACGGCGGTCACACCAAGCCGTACATCCTCACCGAGGCGGGCCCGGCGGGGGAGTGGGAGGTGCCGAACGACGCCAACGGCGTGCCCGCGGAGCCGACTGACGTGCAGAAGCGCGACGGCTACACCCAAGCGTGGAACTGCATCGTCGGCCACAGGGGCGTTTCCTTCGGCGGCACGCTGTTCCACTACGGCACGGAGTACGACTTCGGCGCGGTCTGGTTCAACCTCACTCCCGCGGGCAAGAAGCGGCTCTCGTTCTACTCGGTGCAACGCGCGTTCGGCGGTGCCACCCCGTCGAACACCCCGCCGGTGATCTCCGCGATGAACCTGCCCCAGACCGTAGCGGCAGGCGCAGCGCTGGCGATCGACGTGGCGGCGAGCGACCCCGACGGGGACTCGATCGCCTGGTCGGCGGCGTTCAACAGCAAGTACATCGACAACAGCGGTGGTCTGGCAGGGGCGCCGGTCCAGGTCAACGGCAACCGGCTCACCGTCACCGCGCCGGACCGGCTGGGCGTGTGGAAGGTGTACGTCATGGCCGAGGACGGCCGGGGCAACATCGGCATCGAGACCCGCTCGGTCCGGGTCGTGGCGCCGCAGCCGTCCGGGGTGAACGTCGCCCAGGGCAAGTCCACAATTGCGTCGTCCTACCAACAGGTCGGCGACGGGGCGCCGTTCCCGCCGTCCAACGCGGTGGACGGCAACGCCGGCTCGCGCTGGGCCACCGACTGGGCCGATCCGCAGTGGATCCGGGTCGACCTCGGCGCGGTGACCACCTTCCAGCACGTGCAGCTGGTGTGGGAAGGCGCTTTCGGCCGTGCGTACGAGATCCAGGTGTCCGACGACGGCGACAGCTGGCGCCCGGTCTACGGCACAACCTCCGGCAACGGCGGTGTCGACTCCATCGACGTGACGGCAACCGGCCGTTACGTGCGCATGCATGCGACCCAGCGCGGTACGGGCTGGGGCTACTCGCTGTACGAGTTCGGCGTCTACCGCCGTTGA